In a single window of the uncultured Dysgonomonas sp. genome:
- a CDS encoding DUF1080 domain-containing protein: MNKSLYTISCILLSGFMAACGGSSKKAESSNTNMDENKTEESKLPEYRALDKSQVNLSEFKTDKDGYIILFDGKDLKGWRGYGKDNVPGKWTVDNGAIKFNGSGGGEAQDGDGGDLIFAHKFKNFELELEYKVAKGSNSGIFILAQEIESKDPKTGEMRMEPIYISSPEAQVLDNENHPDAKLGKDNNRKSMSLYDMIPAKPQNAKPFGEWNQAKIMVSKGTVVHGQNGENVVEYHLWTPQWTDMLQASKFSEEKWPLAFELLNNVGGPERKGYIGLQDHGDDVWFRNIRIKVLD, translated from the coding sequence ATGAATAAATCTTTATATACAATCAGTTGCATCCTGTTATCAGGCTTTATGGCAGCATGCGGCGGTAGTTCAAAAAAGGCTGAAAGCAGCAATACCAATATGGACGAAAATAAAACAGAAGAAAGCAAGTTGCCTGAATATAGAGCACTTGATAAGTCGCAAGTTAACTTATCCGAGTTTAAAACAGACAAAGATGGCTACATTATCCTGTTTGACGGAAAAGACCTGAAAGGCTGGCGTGGATACGGCAAAGATAATGTTCCGGGAAAATGGACAGTAGATAATGGGGCTATTAAATTCAATGGTTCGGGTGGTGGAGAAGCGCAAGACGGAGACGGAGGCGACCTGATCTTTGCACATAAGTTCAAAAATTTCGAACTCGAACTGGAATATAAAGTAGCCAAGGGAAGTAATTCCGGTATATTTATTTTGGCACAAGAAATAGAATCCAAAGATCCTAAAACAGGAGAGATGAGAATGGAGCCTATTTATATTTCTTCTCCCGAAGCACAGGTCTTAGATAACGAAAATCATCCTGATGCAAAATTGGGTAAGGATAACAACCGCAAGTCGATGTCATTATATGATATGATCCCGGCTAAACCACAAAACGCGAAGCCTTTCGGAGAGTGGAACCAGGCTAAGATAATGGTCTCTAAAGGAACTGTGGTACATGGACAGAACGGAGAAAACGTGGTTGAATATCATCTTTGGACTCCACAATGGACAGATATGCTGCAAGCTAGCAAATTCAGTGAGGAAAAATGGCCGCTGGCTTTCGAATTATTAAATAACGTAGGAGGACCGGAGCGAAAAGGATATATCGGACTTCAGGATCATGGAGATGATGTATGGTTCCGCAATATACGTATAAAGGTTTTAGATTAA
- a CDS encoding VOC family protein, with translation MRIEHLAIWVEDIERMREFYLKYFDTTSNEKYFNPKKNFTSYFIKFNDGGCRIELMNRPDISSNPGNRGLIMGNTHFAITVGSKEAVNELTELLRKDGHTIEGEPRTSGDGYYESVISDPEGNIVEIIA, from the coding sequence ATGAGAATAGAACATTTAGCTATATGGGTCGAAGATATTGAACGAATGCGTGAATTTTATCTTAAATACTTTGACACAACATCCAATGAAAAATATTTTAATCCGAAAAAAAATTTCACCTCATATTTTATAAAATTTAATGATGGAGGATGCCGGATAGAATTGATGAACCGTCCCGATATTTCAAGTAACCCCGGAAACAGGGGACTAATTATGGGAAATACACATTTTGCCATCACGGTAGGTAGCAAAGAAGCTGTCAATGAACTAACGGAACTCCTTCGTAAAGATGGACATACAATAGAAGGGGAGCCCAGAACATCAGGTGACGGTTATTATGAGAGCGTAATATCAGACCCTGAGGGCAATATAGTTGAGATAATAGCTTAA
- a CDS encoding Crp/Fnr family transcriptional regulator, with protein MIGVAEKFAKSYDVVLSQEAMRELDSILIRKTYLKETIVLNLHMVCTDMYIVEAGMVRQFYYKDGRDISEHFSSEGDVVFCIESLFLKEPTTLLMETIEPSVIYHLNYSLFQQLCDRYADINRLYRRIVEQDLIVSQRKADSWRFESARERYERFCREYPEAARRASVAHIATYLLMTPETLSRVRSGTL; from the coding sequence ATGATCGGTGTAGCAGAGAAGTTCGCAAAGAGCTATGACGTGGTTTTATCGCAAGAGGCCATGAGGGAGTTGGACTCAATACTTATTCGGAAAACATATCTGAAAGAAACGATTGTGTTGAACCTCCATATGGTCTGTACGGATATGTATATTGTTGAGGCAGGTATGGTCAGGCAGTTTTATTATAAAGACGGACGAGATATATCCGAACATTTCTCTAGCGAAGGGGATGTGGTGTTCTGTATAGAAAGCTTATTTTTGAAAGAGCCGACTACTTTACTGATGGAAACAATAGAGCCTTCTGTTATCTATCATTTGAATTATAGCCTGTTTCAGCAATTGTGCGATCGATATGCAGATATCAACAGATTGTATCGGCGTATCGTGGAACAAGACCTGATAGTATCGCAGCGTAAGGCTGATTCATGGAGGTTTGAGAGTGCACGGGAGCGGTATGAACGTTTCTGTCGTGAATATCCGGAAGCTGCCCGCAGGGCTTCTGTGGCACATATTGCTACTTATTTACTGATGACTCCGGAGACATTGAGCCGGGTCCGTTCCGGAACTTTATAA
- a CDS encoding family 16 glycoside hydrolase encodes MSRTIILLLVLSSIWLSSCTDSKSRILFNGNENKDWQTVGNVSINNSALILSGPNSRAILKNGEYKDFDLKLVLRTTQNGKGFICFHTDDSGKGYRIAINNDVTDPIWWRMTGSLLSVRNLTKSMVKDNQWFTMNIRVEGQSIVVKVNGEPVVEYIEPAHPLRISPNDRCILSSGTISLAVNGDGAIEFKNISIETLDRKDINIPAQLAIAKDEQNDDILHLHQEDFPVLDYHVHLKGGFTKEAAAKQSRKTGINYAVAPNCGIGFPITNDKEVFNFLDTMRTQPFILAMQGEGREWVTTFSEEARCGFDFVFTDALTFNDLRGQRIHLWVNEEVVINDEQQYMDMIVDRICSVLQEPADVYVNPFFLPEQMNDRYDAFWTEDRINKVIDALAKSGMALEINELYSIPNKAIIMKAKRAGIKFTFGSNNISPEVGRLEYSIRMKKECNLMQLDMYKPKVKL; translated from the coding sequence ATGAGTCGGACAATAATATTACTACTCGTTTTAAGTTCCATTTGGTTAAGCTCCTGCACCGATTCTAAAAGCAGGATATTATTTAATGGTAATGAAAATAAAGATTGGCAAACTGTAGGTAATGTTTCTATAAATAACAGTGCACTAATACTCTCAGGGCCAAACTCCCGTGCCATCCTGAAAAACGGTGAATATAAAGATTTCGACTTAAAGTTGGTATTACGAACCACTCAAAATGGCAAAGGCTTTATCTGTTTTCATACTGATGATTCCGGTAAAGGCTACCGGATAGCGATTAACAATGACGTTACTGACCCGATATGGTGGAGAATGACAGGCAGCCTCTTATCTGTGCGCAATCTCACCAAAAGTATGGTAAAGGACAACCAGTGGTTTACTATGAATATCCGGGTAGAAGGTCAATCCATAGTAGTGAAAGTCAACGGAGAGCCTGTTGTAGAATATATAGAACCCGCACATCCCTTGCGTATATCACCAAACGATAGATGTATTCTTTCGAGTGGCACAATTTCGCTAGCAGTCAATGGAGACGGAGCTATAGAGTTTAAAAATATTTCGATAGAGACACTCGACAGAAAAGATATAAACATTCCTGCACAACTGGCCATTGCTAAAGACGAACAAAACGACGATATACTTCATCTCCATCAGGAAGATTTTCCTGTTCTCGATTATCATGTACATTTAAAAGGAGGATTTACGAAGGAAGCAGCGGCAAAACAATCACGAAAAACAGGTATTAACTATGCCGTTGCTCCTAATTGCGGAATTGGATTTCCGATTACAAACGACAAAGAAGTATTTAACTTTCTGGATACAATGCGTACCCAACCCTTCATACTTGCCATGCAAGGCGAAGGCCGGGAATGGGTAACAACTTTCTCTGAAGAGGCCCGATGCGGATTTGACTTTGTGTTTACAGATGCCCTGACCTTCAATGATCTGAGAGGGCAACGGATACACTTATGGGTAAATGAAGAAGTTGTGATCAATGATGAGCAGCAATACATGGACATGATTGTTGACCGGATATGTTCGGTTTTGCAAGAGCCGGCCGATGTATATGTCAACCCCTTCTTCCTTCCTGAACAGATGAATGACCGTTACGATGCATTCTGGACTGAAGACAGAATCAATAAAGTCATCGATGCGCTTGCTAAAAGTGGTATGGCTTTAGAAATAAATGAACTATATAGCATTCCCAACAAAGCGATCATAATGAAGGCCAAAAGAGCCGGAATAAAATTTACTTTTGGCTCAAATAATATTAGCCCTGAAGTGGGAAGACTGGAATATTCCATACGCATGAAAAAAGAATGTAACTTGATGCAACTAGATATGTACAAGCCAAAAGTCAAACTTTGA
- a CDS encoding DUF6377 domain-containing protein → MRNKRSIRQKYYIIPLIFFIFSISLYGKDDLKSMSDYLDHIIDNKEQFTEQKEKGISNLKKLLEKKPSSSEYEYEINLRLYNEYKKFKLDSAIHYAERNVQIAEFLNNENLKYNSDINLAKVYSYAGRLLESEKILTSLDSRKLPKDLLAAYYETYSRFYEHYGATSNQSKYYHQVEMYRDSLLGVLDQSSFLYKINIAHRYITLRNTEKASELLNDLLNTEDIDTPEYALITHYLGTINAMKGNTELEKKYYTMSAIADIKNSIKENASFQRLAVIYYNSDDISKAFKYTQSAIEDAVFSGVQFRTAEMSKFYSIINASYQAKEAKTNSKLKTYLVLISLLSLFLILLVIYIYKQMKKLSRIKEELSGTNKKLITLNEEINGTNNLLNEKNEQLWESNQIKEQYIAQFLDLCSTYIDKMEDYRKTLYKLGINRHYEELIKKLKSTTVVDKELDDLYAHFDNTFLSLYPTFVSDFNSLLAKEEQVILKTEDLLNKELRIYALLRLGITDSTKIASFLRCSMSTIYNYRTKMRNKAASNRVEFEEMVMKIGTISRKTE, encoded by the coding sequence ATGAGAAACAAAAGAAGTATACGTCAAAAGTATTATATTATACCTCTTATTTTTTTCATTTTTTCTATTTCATTATATGGAAAAGATGATCTGAAATCCATGTCTGATTATCTGGATCATATAATTGATAATAAAGAACAATTTACAGAGCAGAAAGAAAAAGGAATCAGCAACCTGAAAAAGCTGTTGGAAAAGAAACCTTCTTCCTCGGAATATGAATATGAGATAAACCTCAGGTTGTACAACGAATACAAGAAATTTAAACTGGATTCAGCAATACATTATGCCGAAAGAAATGTGCAGATCGCAGAATTTCTGAATAACGAGAATCTGAAATATAATTCAGATATCAACCTTGCCAAAGTTTATTCCTATGCCGGAAGATTACTGGAATCGGAGAAAATACTGACAAGCCTGGACTCACGTAAACTTCCAAAAGATCTGTTGGCAGCATACTATGAAACATATTCTCGTTTTTACGAACACTACGGAGCTACAAGCAACCAGAGTAAATACTATCATCAGGTGGAAATGTACAGAGACTCATTGCTAGGTGTTTTGGATCAATCTTCTTTTTTATACAAAATTAATATTGCCCACAGATATATCACTTTGCGCAATACGGAAAAAGCATCCGAGTTATTGAACGACCTGCTTAACACAGAAGATATTGACACGCCTGAATACGCTTTGATTACTCATTATCTGGGAACAATAAACGCCATGAAAGGCAATACCGAACTGGAAAAAAAATATTATACTATGTCGGCGATAGCTGATATAAAAAATTCAATAAAGGAAAATGCCTCTTTTCAACGTCTGGCAGTTATATATTATAACAGTGACGATATATCAAAAGCATTCAAGTATACACAATCTGCCATCGAAGATGCTGTTTTTTCGGGAGTTCAATTCCGTACTGCAGAAATGTCAAAATTCTATTCGATTATCAATGCTTCGTATCAGGCAAAAGAAGCAAAGACTAACAGTAAATTAAAAACTTATTTGGTATTGATAAGCCTATTATCTCTATTTCTCATTTTATTGGTGATATATATCTATAAGCAGATGAAAAAATTATCCCGGATTAAAGAAGAATTGTCCGGAACCAATAAAAAGCTGATTACTCTGAATGAAGAGATTAACGGTACCAATAATCTGTTGAACGAAAAAAATGAGCAGCTATGGGAATCAAACCAGATCAAGGAGCAGTATATTGCTCAATTTCTGGATCTTTGCTCGACTTACATCGACAAGATGGAGGATTATCGTAAGACCCTTTACAAGTTGGGTATAAACAGGCACTATGAAGAACTGATTAAAAAATTGAAATCGACCACAGTAGTTGATAAAGAACTGGATGACTTATATGCACATTTTGACAATACCTTTTTAAGTCTGTATCCCACATTTGTTTCCGATTTCAATTCTCTTCTGGCAAAGGAAGAACAGGTTATACTCAAAACAGAAGATCTGCTAAATAAGGAATTACGGATTTATGCCCTCTTACGGTTAGGCATAACAGACAGTACTAAAATTGCAAGTTTTCTACGCTGCTCTATGAGTACAATTTACAACTACCGGACAAAGATGAGAAACAAAGCCGCGTCCAATCGCGTTGAGTTTGAAGAAATGGTTATGAAAATAGGGACAATAAGCCGAAAAACAGAATAA
- a CDS encoding DMT family transporter — MSTKLKGTIYGVIAAVSYGTNPLGALFLYKEGLNVNSVLFYRFSLAAIILAGIMLVQKKSFSVTRKELGLLGILGILFATSALSLFTSFHYMDAGVASTILFVYPVMVAVIMALFFKEKLSLVTMLSISLALGGIALLYKGEGGSTLSSIGVLLVMLSSLTYAVYIIVVNKSTLMMSAVKLTFYVLVFCMLVIVVHSFSETNNHLQLLTTPTMWMWAAILALVPTVISLITMVKAVHAIGSTPTAIMGALEPLTAVVIGIAIFGEVLTVRLATGIVLILSAVIIIIAGKSITPLKLHTAVNNVGRVLKKYFRWK; from the coding sequence ATGAGCACAAAACTAAAAGGTACTATATACGGCGTTATCGCTGCTGTAAGCTATGGGACAAATCCTCTTGGCGCCTTGTTCCTGTATAAGGAAGGGCTAAATGTAAATTCTGTATTATTCTACAGGTTCTCTCTGGCTGCTATAATACTTGCAGGGATAATGCTTGTACAAAAGAAATCGTTCAGCGTAACTAGAAAGGAATTAGGACTATTGGGTATTTTAGGCATATTGTTTGCCACTTCGGCTTTGTCTTTATTCACCAGTTTTCACTATATGGATGCAGGGGTGGCGTCTACGATTCTTTTTGTTTATCCTGTGATGGTGGCTGTTATAATGGCTCTATTCTTTAAAGAGAAACTATCTTTGGTGACCATGTTGTCTATTTCATTGGCTTTGGGAGGAATAGCACTGCTTTATAAAGGAGAGGGTGGGAGTACATTAAGCTCAATAGGGGTATTACTGGTAATGTTGTCATCTCTGACATATGCAGTCTATATAATAGTTGTGAACAAATCAACTTTAATGATGTCAGCCGTAAAACTTACATTTTATGTTTTGGTTTTTTGTATGTTGGTAATTGTAGTACATTCATTCTCCGAGACAAACAATCATTTGCAACTACTTACAACGCCTACTATGTGGATGTGGGCTGCTATACTGGCATTGGTTCCCACCGTTATATCTTTGATTACAATGGTTAAAGCTGTGCATGCTATAGGCTCTACTCCGACTGCTATAATGGGCGCCTTGGAGCCGCTTACAGCCGTGGTTATCGGTATAGCGATTTTTGGAGAGGTTCTTACTGTAAGGTTAGCTACAGGTATTGTTTTGATTTTATCGGCTGTTATCATCATCATAGCCGGCAAATCTATTACACCGCTTAAACTTCATACAGCCGTAAATAACGTCGGACGGGTTCTGAAAAAGTATTTCAGATGGAAGTAA
- a CDS encoding sugar phosphate isomerase/epimerase, with product MKNKVYLLLVLASLIILPQTSLAQNKRNAKKDIAIQLYSVRDRIGSYVNQTGKYDTDYTAILKELAQMGYTAVEAAGYNDGKFYNRTPQEFRKDVETAGLKVLSSHCTKPLTPEELASGDFSESLKWWDIAIKAHKDAGMTYIVTPWLEVPKTVKDLKTYCDYYNEIGKRCKANGLKYGYHNHAHEFQKVEDKVVMMDFMIENTNPEFVFIEMDVYWVVIGKNSPVDYFNKYPGRFSVLHIKDHREIGQSGMVGFDAIFKNAETAGVKHIIVEVEKYSTTIEESIKTSLDYLLNAQFVKASYSK from the coding sequence ATGAAAAATAAGGTCTATTTACTGTTGGTATTAGCTTCATTAATAATATTACCACAAACGAGTCTTGCGCAAAACAAAAGAAATGCAAAAAAGGATATAGCCATACAATTATATTCAGTCAGGGATAGAATTGGCAGTTATGTAAATCAAACAGGGAAATATGATACCGATTATACAGCAATACTGAAAGAACTGGCACAAATGGGATATACCGCAGTGGAAGCAGCCGGATATAATGATGGTAAATTCTATAACCGCACACCACAGGAATTCAGAAAAGACGTAGAAACAGCGGGACTGAAAGTCCTGTCTTCGCATTGCACTAAACCGCTGACACCCGAAGAACTGGCTTCCGGTGACTTTTCAGAATCTTTAAAATGGTGGGATATAGCAATTAAAGCACATAAAGATGCCGGAATGACTTATATTGTTACCCCCTGGTTGGAGGTACCGAAGACAGTTAAAGACTTAAAGACATATTGTGATTATTACAACGAAATAGGTAAAAGATGTAAAGCTAACGGGCTGAAATACGGATATCATAACCATGCTCATGAATTTCAGAAAGTAGAAGACAAAGTGGTGATGATGGACTTTATGATTGAAAATACAAATCCTGAATTTGTATTTATCGAAATGGACGTATATTGGGTCGTAATAGGCAAAAATAGTCCGGTCGATTATTTTAACAAATATCCGGGCAGATTCTCTGTCCTGCATATAAAAGACCATCGTGAGATCGGACAAAGCGGGATGGTCGGATTTGACGCCATCTTTAAGAATGCCGAAACAGCCGGTGTAAAGCATATCATCGTCGAAGTAGAGAAATATAGTACGACTATTGAGGAAAGTATAAAAACCAGTCTGGATTATCTTTTAAATGCCCAATTTGTGAAAGCCAGCTATAGTAAATAG
- a CDS encoding Gfo/Idh/MocA family oxidoreductase — MSDFSRRKFLKTGATALAGLAVVPNTVLGKSFGHVAPSDKLNIIGVGVGGRGAHVLRSMNSQNIIGLCDVDWKYSANVFKEYPNAKKYYDYRKMFEELGKEADGVMIATADHTHAIVAAEAMTMGKHVYVEKPLTHTVYESRLLTKLAEKHKVATQMGNQGASGEGVRKMCEWIWNGEIGEITKVEAFTDRPIWPQGLNRPEKGEKAPNTLNWDLFLGPAKYREYNSIYTPWNWRGWWDFGTGALGDMACHILHPVFKGLKLSYPTKAQASSTLLLTDSAPSAQTVELTFPARENMPKVAMPEVKVIWYDGGLRPRLPEGFPANKDLNDEGGGVIFHGTKDTLICGCYGVRPWLLSGRTPSAPKVLREVTTSHEMDWVRACKEDASNRIETASPFSEAGPFNEMVVMGVLAVRLQSLNQELHWDGPNMKFTNIDPNATIRTVIKDGFQIKDGHPTFDKTWTDPVNAQAYAQELIKHTYREGWKLPEMPR; from the coding sequence ATGTCAGACTTTTCAAGAAGAAAGTTCCTGAAAACAGGAGCTACAGCATTAGCCGGACTAGCAGTAGTGCCCAATACCGTTCTGGGAAAATCATTCGGACATGTTGCTCCCAGTGATAAGCTTAACATCATAGGTGTGGGTGTAGGCGGTCGTGGGGCACACGTCTTAAGGAGTATGAATTCTCAGAATATCATAGGACTATGTGATGTGGACTGGAAATATAGCGCAAATGTATTTAAAGAATACCCCAACGCAAAGAAATATTACGATTATCGTAAAATGTTTGAGGAACTGGGAAAAGAGGCCGACGGGGTAATGATTGCAACGGCAGACCATACACATGCTATTGTAGCGGCCGAAGCTATGACAATGGGAAAACACGTGTATGTAGAAAAACCATTGACCCATACAGTCTATGAATCACGCCTGCTCACAAAACTGGCAGAGAAACATAAAGTTGCAACACAAATGGGTAATCAGGGTGCATCCGGTGAAGGCGTGCGCAAAATGTGTGAATGGATATGGAACGGTGAGATAGGCGAAATAACAAAAGTGGAAGCCTTTACCGACCGTCCTATCTGGCCACAAGGACTTAACCGTCCTGAAAAAGGAGAAAAAGCTCCGAATACCCTCAACTGGGATCTATTCCTCGGACCTGCAAAATATCGTGAGTATAACTCCATTTATACACCGTGGAACTGGCGCGGCTGGTGGGATTTCGGAACAGGCGCGTTAGGAGATATGGCCTGCCATATCCTACATCCTGTTTTTAAGGGCTTAAAGTTAAGTTATCCGACCAAGGCACAGGCGAGCTCAACTCTTCTTCTGACCGATAGTGCTCCTAGTGCCCAAACTGTAGAACTAACATTCCCGGCCCGGGAAAACATGCCTAAAGTAGCAATGCCTGAGGTTAAGGTAATCTGGTACGACGGAGGATTGAGACCAAGGCTGCCTGAAGGATTCCCGGCCAATAAAGATCTGAATGATGAAGGGGGTGGCGTGATATTTCACGGAACAAAAGACACTCTCATCTGCGGTTGCTATGGTGTACGCCCATGGTTGCTTTCAGGCAGAACCCCAAGCGCGCCTAAAGTATTAAGAGAAGTGACAACTTCCCACGAAATGGATTGGGTACGTGCATGTAAAGAAGATGCTTCGAACCGTATTGAGACTGCATCACCTTTCAGCGAAGCCGGACCGTTTAACGAAATGGTGGTTATGGGCGTACTTGCTGTGAGATTACAATCCCTTAATCAGGAATTGCATTGGGACGGACCAAATATGAAATTTACCAATATCGATCCGAACGCAACCATCCGCACGGTTATCAAAGACGGCTTCCAGATTAAAGACGGGCATCCGACATTCGACAAGACATGGACTGACCCGGTAAATGCGCAGGCTTATGCACAGGAGTTAATCAAACATACATACCGTGAAGGATGGAAACTCCCTGAAATGCCGAGATAA
- a CDS encoding Gfo/Idh/MocA family oxidoreductase produces MNTKIKVGLIGFGRMGRFYLQEMQKSGRWNVAYICDVSPSSRELARKLSPESEIIENEQQIFDDPTVQVVGLFALANSRKEQIERAIQSGKHVISEKPIADTITREWNAVSVAESTDLFSTVNLYLRNSWYHKLIKDFIQKGEIGELAIIRICHLTPGLAPGEGHEYEGPSFHDCGMHYVDIARWYTDCNFRTWNAQAVRMWNYKDPWWLQCHGTFENGVVFDITQGHVYGQLSAKQTHNSYIDMIGTEGIARMTHDFKTAVVELHGVTQTIREERPFGGKNIDVLCNLFADSIESGVRHPNLPTLRDSAISSEYAWEFLEDAKSKDLPAIGEIQTLEKILQRRKTMKNGYGLLQQI; encoded by the coding sequence ATGAATACTAAAATTAAAGTCGGACTCATAGGGTTTGGCAGAATGGGAAGGTTTTATCTTCAGGAAATGCAGAAGAGTGGGCGGTGGAACGTGGCTTATATATGTGATGTAAGTCCAAGCTCACGAGAGTTGGCCAGAAAACTTTCTCCGGAATCTGAAATTATAGAAAACGAACAGCAAATATTTGATGATCCGACAGTACAGGTTGTTGGCCTGTTTGCTCTGGCAAACTCAAGAAAGGAGCAGATAGAGAGAGCTATTCAAAGCGGAAAACATGTCATCTCCGAAAAACCGATAGCAGATACCATTACAAGAGAATGGAACGCAGTGAGTGTTGCGGAAAGCACAGATTTGTTCTCTACCGTAAATCTATATCTGCGCAACTCGTGGTATCATAAATTAATCAAAGACTTTATACAAAAAGGTGAAATCGGCGAACTGGCCATCATACGTATATGCCACCTTACACCGGGACTCGCTCCGGGAGAAGGGCATGAATACGAAGGCCCTTCATTTCACGATTGCGGAATGCACTATGTCGATATCGCACGCTGGTACACCGACTGCAATTTCAGAACATGGAATGCACAGGCTGTACGGATGTGGAATTATAAAGACCCGTGGTGGCTACAATGTCACGGCACATTTGAGAATGGTGTTGTTTTCGATATTACACAAGGACACGTATATGGACAATTATCGGCCAAGCAAACACACAACTCATATATAGATATGATTGGGACTGAAGGTATTGCCCGTATGACGCACGACTTTAAAACAGCTGTGGTCGAACTACACGGAGTAACCCAGACTATACGGGAAGAAAGGCCATTCGGAGGCAAAAACATTGACGTATTATGTAACCTGTTTGCCGATTCGATAGAGTCGGGCGTCAGACATCCCAACTTGCCAACACTGCGAGACTCGGCTATATCTTCAGAATATGCATGGGAGTTTCTGGAAGATGCCAAGAGTAAGGATTTGCCGGCTATAGGAGAAATACAGACTCTGGAAAAAATACTGCAAAGAAGAAAAACAATGAAAAACGGGTATGGCCTGTTACAACAAATATAA